One window from the genome of Amycolatopsis sp. NBC_01480 encodes:
- a CDS encoding VOC family protein, whose amino-acid sequence MAARPAFHLAIPVDDLGRARAFYGGVLGLAEGRSADAWVDWDFHGHQVVTHVVPGARAEAGRNPVDGHDVPVPHFGLVLDVEGFHVLAGRLREAGTEFVIEPYQRFAGEPGEQWTMFLHDPAGNALEFKAFRDESQLFAR is encoded by the coding sequence ATGGCCGCCCGTCCCGCCTTCCACCTCGCCATCCCGGTCGACGACCTCGGCCGCGCCCGCGCGTTCTACGGCGGGGTGCTCGGCCTCGCCGAGGGCCGCTCGGCCGACGCCTGGGTCGACTGGGACTTCCACGGGCACCAGGTGGTCACGCACGTCGTCCCGGGCGCCCGCGCCGAGGCCGGCCGCAATCCGGTCGACGGCCACGACGTGCCCGTGCCGCACTTCGGCCTGGTCCTCGACGTCGAGGGGTTCCACGTGCTGGCGGGCCGGCTGCGCGAGGCGGGCACAGAGTTCGTGATCGAGCCGTACCAGCGCTTCGCCGGGGAGCCGGGGGAGCAGTGGACGATGTTCCTGCACGATCCCGCGGGCAACGCCTTGGAGTTCAAGGCGTTCCGCGACGAGTCGCAGCTGTTCGCCCGATGA
- a CDS encoding ArsR/SmtB family transcription factor: MTGDDYTPPDETVHVRTTEQLRAVSNLVRHRVLAVLRDGPATITQIAERLELAKGSSSYHVRVLERAGLIHVVRTRKVRGVVERYYAHVARRIELPEPAPGQGDVLMRHALADLETAPEGSPRWVRMQHSRIGEAQFAEFERRLGELLDELRDARDPDEPAATAAIAFFRPGPGAA; encoded by the coding sequence ATGACTGGGGACGACTACACACCGCCGGACGAGACCGTCCACGTCCGGACCACGGAACAGCTGCGGGCGGTCAGCAATCTGGTGCGCCACCGCGTGCTCGCGGTGCTGCGCGACGGGCCGGCGACGATCACGCAGATCGCCGAGCGGCTCGAGCTGGCGAAGGGCAGCTCGAGCTACCACGTGCGCGTGCTGGAGCGCGCCGGGCTGATCCACGTCGTGCGCACGCGGAAGGTGCGCGGGGTGGTAGAGCGGTACTACGCGCACGTCGCGCGCCGGATCGAGCTGCCGGAACCCGCGCCGGGGCAGGGCGACGTGCTGATGCGGCACGCGCTCGCCGACCTGGAGACCGCGCCGGAGGGCTCGCCGCGCTGGGTGCGGATGCAGCACAGCCGGATCGGCGAGGCGCAGTTCGCGGAGTTCGAACGACGCCTCGGCGAGCTGCTCGACGAGCTGCGGGACGCGCGTGACCCGGACGAGCCGGCGGCCACCGCCGCGATCGCGTTCTTCCGCCCCGGCCCTGGAGCGGCCTGA
- a CDS encoding GntR family transcriptional regulator: MDVTSLGKAARRGLAEEAADRVRDAIFAGHFAPGAPLREVELAASLEISRGSVREGLAQLEREGLVHSGWHRPTTVVEVTPGDVEEVYSVRAALDRLAATTARAGATPGDLARLDELVDTMAAEVAHADGPRLLALDIAFHDHVYAAAGNRRLTDAWQAVRSQVYLFQLQRVSLSHDHYRSRVVSEHRELANLLRDGDPDALARVAEEHVDSARRSLLTDLAKPRQT, from the coding sequence ATGGACGTCACATCGCTGGGGAAAGCCGCCCGCCGCGGCCTCGCCGAGGAGGCCGCGGACCGCGTGCGCGACGCGATCTTCGCCGGGCATTTCGCGCCGGGCGCGCCGCTGCGGGAGGTCGAGCTGGCCGCGTCGCTGGAAATCAGCCGCGGCTCGGTGCGCGAGGGCCTGGCCCAGCTCGAACGCGAGGGCCTGGTCCACAGCGGCTGGCACCGTCCCACCACCGTCGTCGAGGTGACGCCTGGCGACGTCGAGGAGGTCTACTCCGTCCGCGCCGCGCTCGACCGCCTCGCCGCCACCACCGCCCGCGCGGGCGCGACACCCGGCGACCTGGCCCGGCTCGACGAGCTGGTGGACACGATGGCGGCGGAGGTCGCCCACGCCGACGGCCCACGCCTGCTGGCCCTCGACATCGCCTTCCACGACCACGTTTACGCGGCCGCGGGCAACCGCCGCCTCACCGACGCGTGGCAGGCGGTGCGGTCGCAGGTGTACTTGTTCCAGCTCCAGCGGGTGTCGCTGAGTCATGACCACTACCGCTCGCGCGTAGTGAGTGAACACCGCGAACTGGCGAACCTGCTGCGCGACGGCGACCCGGACGCGCTGGCCCGGGTCGCCGAGGAACACGTGGACTCCGCTCGGCGCAGCCTGCTCACCGATCTGGCGAAACCCCGACAGACTTGA
- a CDS encoding LCP family protein, whose product MRIAGKIVVSGLALITFAGTAYGYSTLSSLDGVTRSDVLGVGAPTTPGEQPADGSLDILLVGRDSRDDMQGNPLPKNVLEELRAGPNGDDLTDTLIVLRIPNGQESIKAFSIPRDSYVQMAGGPDKINSAFGKAKAAEASRLRAAGETDKDKIREGSLTAGRRATRQAVEDLTGVTIDHFAEVNLLSFYDISNAVGGVQVCLKEATKDEDSGANFPKGPQKVSGADALAFVRQRKNLPRSDLDRVVRQQVFLASLAHEVLSAGTLADPGKLGALIDAVKKSVVIDSSWNLLDFVGQLHGITGGGIQFSTIPVVNPDYRYNKQHPTWTAVQVDPAQVKAFAAGLIGAPPVAAPPGGTAGQGPTVDVSNAGDASGLAARVATALKDKGFTPGQTGNAPARRTSVVRYGADLATQGAQVAKLLGGLPTAESADVPAGHIQVILGQVYAGPGSSAGGGDGQRAVGSGGGTGVAVGGGAAGAGDAPISSAGENCVD is encoded by the coding sequence GTGCGGATAGCAGGAAAGATCGTCGTTTCAGGGCTGGCGCTGATCACCTTCGCGGGCACGGCCTACGGCTACTCGACGCTGAGCTCCCTCGACGGGGTCACGCGCAGCGACGTGCTCGGCGTCGGCGCGCCGACGACGCCCGGTGAGCAGCCGGCCGACGGCTCGCTCGACATCCTGCTGGTGGGCCGGGACTCGCGCGACGACATGCAGGGCAACCCGCTGCCCAAGAACGTGCTGGAGGAGCTGCGCGCCGGGCCCAACGGTGACGACCTCACCGACACCCTGATCGTGCTGCGCATCCCGAACGGGCAGGAGAGCATCAAGGCGTTCTCCATCCCGCGCGACTCCTACGTCCAGATGGCGGGCGGGCCGGACAAGATCAACTCCGCCTTCGGCAAGGCCAAGGCGGCCGAGGCTTCGCGGCTGCGCGCGGCGGGCGAGACGGACAAGGACAAGATCAGGGAGGGGTCCCTGACCGCCGGGCGCCGCGCGACCCGGCAGGCGGTGGAGGACCTCACCGGCGTGACCATCGATCACTTCGCCGAGGTGAACCTGCTGAGCTTCTACGACATCAGCAACGCCGTCGGCGGCGTGCAGGTGTGCCTCAAGGAGGCGACGAAGGACGAGGACTCCGGCGCGAACTTCCCGAAGGGACCCCAGAAGGTCTCCGGCGCCGACGCGCTCGCGTTCGTCCGCCAGCGCAAGAACCTCCCGCGCAGCGACCTCGACCGCGTGGTGCGCCAGCAGGTCTTCCTCGCGTCGCTGGCGCACGAGGTGCTCTCCGCGGGCACGCTGGCCGACCCGGGCAAACTGGGCGCCCTGATCGACGCGGTGAAGAAGTCCGTGGTCATCGACAGTTCGTGGAACCTGTTGGACTTCGTCGGCCAGCTGCACGGGATCACCGGCGGCGGCATCCAGTTCTCCACCATCCCGGTGGTCAACCCCGACTACCGCTACAACAAGCAGCATCCGACGTGGACGGCCGTGCAGGTGGATCCCGCGCAGGTCAAGGCGTTCGCGGCCGGGCTGATCGGCGCCCCGCCCGTGGCCGCGCCGCCCGGGGGGACGGCGGGACAGGGCCCGACCGTGGACGTGTCGAACGCGGGGGACGCGAGCGGCCTGGCCGCCCGCGTGGCGACTGCGTTGAAGGACAAGGGTTTCACGCCGGGACAGACCGGCAACGCTCCGGCCCGCCGCACTTCGGTGGTGCGGTACGGCGCGGACCTCGCCACGCAGGGCGCGCAGGTGGCGAAGCTGCTGGGCGGCCTCCCCACGGCCGAGTCCGCGGACGTGCCGGCCGGGCACATCCAGGTCATCCTCGGCCAGGTCTACGCCGGCCCGGGCTCCTCTGCCGGGGGCGGTGACGGCCAGCGCGCCGTGGGCAGTGGTGGTGGCACAGGAGTGGCCGTGGGCGGCGGCGCGGCCGGGGCCGGCGATGCGCCGATCTCCTCGGCGGGGGAGAACTGCGTCGACTGA
- a CDS encoding MFS transporter, producing the protein MTEPKMPRAFGRLWSAATVSSLGDGAYMAALPLFAVALSSDPVVVSLVTVAALLPYPVLGLVGGALVDRWDRRRTMWLADAARAVLLLVTVLAGATGLIGIPALLVLAFLLGVGELFFDTAAQAYLPDLLARDRTLLRKANSRLRGASTAAGQFLGPPAGSFLFSVGRTLPFVVDAVSFVGSALLIRSLPKVPPPPREPGRSLWADAREGASYVLRDRVLLGLALRPAVGNFAYAGAEAVLALYARDVLGLHSVGYGLLLAAEALGGLIGAFLAGPLEKSLGTGTALTVTVVAEVAAMLVVGFATNGIWAGAAFVLCGCAMAATMVLGWSVRQAIVPARLMGRVGAASRLVAISAGPIGAVMGGWLASVAGLRAPYLAAAGVLAVMTVVVAGMTSNRRIEAALAAAAARPVETSSVDS; encoded by the coding sequence ATGACCGAGCCCAAGATGCCGCGCGCCTTCGGGCGCCTGTGGTCGGCCGCAACGGTTTCCTCGCTGGGCGACGGCGCGTACATGGCCGCGCTGCCGCTGTTCGCCGTCGCGCTGAGCAGCGACCCCGTGGTGGTCAGCCTGGTGACGGTGGCGGCGCTGCTGCCGTACCCCGTGCTGGGGCTGGTCGGCGGCGCGCTGGTGGACCGCTGGGACCGGCGGCGCACGATGTGGCTCGCGGACGCCGCGCGGGCGGTGCTGCTGCTGGTCACGGTGCTGGCCGGGGCGACGGGGCTGATCGGCATCCCCGCGTTGCTGGTGCTGGCTTTCCTGCTCGGGGTCGGGGAGCTGTTCTTCGACACGGCCGCGCAGGCGTACCTGCCGGACCTGCTCGCGCGCGACCGGACGTTGCTGCGTAAGGCGAACAGCCGCCTGCGCGGCGCGTCGACCGCGGCCGGGCAGTTCCTCGGGCCGCCCGCGGGCAGCTTCCTGTTCTCGGTCGGGCGCACGCTGCCGTTTGTGGTGGACGCGGTTTCGTTCGTGGGCAGCGCTTTGCTGATCCGGTCGCTGCCGAAGGTGCCGCCGCCCCCGCGGGAGCCGGGCCGGAGCTTGTGGGCCGACGCGCGCGAGGGTGCGTCGTACGTGCTGCGAGACCGGGTCCTGCTGGGGCTCGCGCTACGGCCTGCCGTCGGCAACTTTGCTTACGCGGGCGCGGAAGCCGTGCTAGCGCTGTATGCGCGCGATGTGCTCGGCCTGCATTCGGTGGGCTACGGCCTGCTGCTCGCGGCCGAGGCGCTCGGCGGCTTGATCGGCGCGTTCCTGGCCGGGCCGTTGGAGAAGAGCTTGGGCACCGGGACCGCGCTCACGGTGACGGTGGTGGCCGAGGTGGCTGCGATGCTGGTGGTCGGCTTCGCGACCAACGGCATCTGGGCCGGCGCCGCCTTTGTCCTCTGCGGCTGCGCGATGGCGGCGACGATGGTGCTCGGCTGGTCCGTGCGCCAGGCCATCGTCCCGGCCCGCCTGATGGGCCGAGTCGGCGCGGCGTCCCGCCTGGTGGCCATCTCGGCCGGCCCGATCGGCGCGGTGATGGGCGGCTGGCTGGCGTCGGTGGCCGGGCTGCGTGCGCCGTACCTGGCCGCTGCCGGGGTGCTGGCGGTGATGACGGTGGTGGTGGCCGGGATGACCAGCAACAGGCGGATCGAGGCGGCACTGGCCGCGGCGGCGGCGCGACCGGTTGAGACGTCCTCTGTGGACAGTTGA
- a CDS encoding MFS transporter small subunit has protein sequence MSAPSEEPVVARSGARTALLVIAWLWVLVPFVYGVYELILKVVTLFGG, from the coding sequence GTGAGCGCACCTTCGGAAGAGCCCGTGGTGGCGCGTTCGGGCGCGCGCACGGCCCTGCTGGTCATCGCGTGGCTGTGGGTGCTGGTCCCGTTCGTCTACGGCGTGTACGAGTTGATCTTGAAGGTCGTCACCCTCTTCGGCGGCTGA
- a CDS encoding L-lactate MFS transporter, with product MAIGFLARSRIVAPPGWTRWLVPPAALSIHLSIGQAYAWSVFKTPLEKTMHLSGTQSGLPFQLGIVMLGLSAAFGGTLVEKNGPRWAMFVATVCFGAGFLVSALGVATGQFWLVVVGYGGIGGIGLGIGYISPVSTLIKWFPDRPGMATGIAIMGFGGGALIASPWSSAMLGTAPTTGDIATAFLIHGIVYAVFMTMGVLIVRVPAEVWKPRGFEPKAVQAKAMISAGNVSAANALKTPQFWCLWIVLCLNVTAGIGILEKAAPMIGDFFKNTSTPVGTAAAAGFVAMLSLTNMLGRFVWSSTSDLVGRKNIYRFYLGVGALLYLVIALTTNSSKVLFVLCAMLILSFYGGGFATLPAYLKDLFGNYQVGAIHGRLLTAWSVAGVLGPLIVDGIADSEKSAGKSGPDLYATSFYIMIALLVVGFIANEFVRPVKEKFHEPVGVDQVGSEAW from the coding sequence GCCTACGCGTGGAGCGTTTTCAAGACCCCGCTCGAGAAGACCATGCACCTCTCGGGCACCCAGTCCGGCCTGCCGTTCCAGCTCGGCATCGTGATGCTCGGGCTCTCGGCGGCATTCGGCGGCACCCTGGTCGAGAAGAACGGCCCGCGCTGGGCGATGTTCGTCGCGACCGTGTGCTTCGGCGCCGGCTTCCTGGTCTCCGCGCTCGGCGTGGCGACCGGGCAGTTCTGGCTGGTGGTCGTCGGCTACGGCGGCATCGGCGGGATCGGGCTCGGCATCGGCTACATCTCCCCGGTGTCGACGCTGATCAAGTGGTTCCCCGACCGGCCGGGCATGGCCACCGGCATCGCGATCATGGGCTTCGGCGGTGGCGCGCTGATCGCCTCGCCGTGGTCCTCGGCGATGCTCGGCACCGCGCCCACCACCGGCGACATCGCGACCGCGTTCCTGATCCACGGCATCGTCTACGCGGTGTTCATGACCATGGGCGTGCTGATCGTGCGCGTGCCGGCCGAGGTCTGGAAGCCGCGGGGCTTCGAGCCGAAGGCCGTGCAGGCCAAGGCGATGATCTCCGCCGGCAACGTCTCGGCGGCCAACGCGCTCAAGACGCCGCAGTTCTGGTGCCTGTGGATCGTGTTGTGCCTCAACGTGACCGCTGGCATCGGCATCCTGGAGAAGGCCGCGCCGATGATCGGGGACTTCTTCAAGAACACCTCGACCCCGGTCGGCACCGCGGCGGCCGCCGGGTTCGTCGCGATGCTGTCACTGACGAACATGCTGGGCCGGTTCGTCTGGTCGTCCACTTCGGACCTGGTGGGGCGTAAGAACATCTACCGCTTCTACCTCGGCGTCGGCGCCCTGCTGTATCTGGTCATCGCGCTGACCACGAACTCGTCGAAGGTCCTGTTCGTGCTCTGCGCCATGCTGATCCTCTCCTTCTACGGCGGTGGTTTCGCGACGCTCCCGGCGTACCTGAAGGACCTGTTCGGCAACTACCAGGTGGGCGCGATCCACGGCCGGCTGCTCACCGCGTGGTCGGTGGCCGGCGTGCTCGGCCCGCTGATCGTCGACGGCATCGCGGACAGCGAGAAGTCGGCCGGCAAGTCCGGGCCGGACCTGTACGCGACGTCGTTCTACATCATGATCGCGCTGCTCGTGGTGGGCTTCATCGCGAACGAGTTCGTGCGGCCGGTCAAGGAGAAGTTCCACGAGCCCGTGGGCGTCGACCAGGTGGGGAGTGAGGCTTGGTGA
- a CDS encoding SDR family NAD(P)-dependent oxidoreductase, giving the protein MSGVLVTGASRGIGRAIATAFAAKGDRVAVHYGSNAAAAEETLESLPGTGHVLVSGDLAEPEVVQRIADAAEEGLGGVDVLVNNAAVGTTQATATPVPEVSYQDWQRVWRDTLEVNLFGAANLSYCVARHLIARGAPGRIVNVGSRGAFRGEPDYPAYGAGKAALHSLGQSLAVALASHGIAVTSVAPGFTATERVADRITDDVLGQSPFGRVAEPAEIADAVVYLASPGATWASGAVLDLNGASYLR; this is encoded by the coding sequence ATGAGCGGCGTGCTGGTCACCGGCGCGTCCCGCGGCATCGGCCGCGCGATCGCCACCGCCTTCGCGGCCAAGGGTGACCGAGTGGCAGTCCACTATGGATCAAACGCCGCGGCCGCCGAGGAGACGCTCGAGTCATTGCCCGGGACCGGGCACGTCCTGGTCTCCGGCGACCTGGCCGAACCCGAAGTGGTGCAACGGATCGCGGACGCCGCCGAAGAGGGTCTCGGCGGCGTCGACGTGCTGGTGAACAACGCCGCCGTCGGCACCACGCAGGCGACCGCTACGCCCGTGCCGGAAGTGTCCTATCAGGACTGGCAACGGGTGTGGCGGGACACGCTGGAGGTCAACCTGTTCGGCGCGGCCAACCTCTCCTACTGCGTCGCGCGGCACCTGATCGCCCGCGGCGCGCCGGGGCGGATCGTGAACGTCGGCTCGCGCGGGGCCTTCCGCGGCGAGCCGGACTACCCGGCGTACGGGGCGGGCAAGGCGGCGCTGCACTCGCTGGGCCAGTCGCTCGCGGTGGCGCTGGCGTCGCACGGGATCGCGGTGACGTCGGTGGCGCCCGGGTTCACCGCCACCGAGCGCGTCGCCGACCGGATCACCGACGACGTGCTCGGGCAGAGCCCCTTCGGCCGCGTCGCGGAGCCGGCCGAGATCGCCGACGCCGTCGTCTACCTGGCTTCGCCCGGGGCGACCTGGGCCTCGGGCGCGGTGCTCGACCTGAACGGCGCGTCCTACCTGCGCTGA